One genomic region from Ralstonia pickettii DTP0602 encodes:
- a CDS encoding MFS transporter, with the protein MEIQTSQVQDLAQAHPAPARSGAVRTIFAGSIGNTVEWFDWSIYTVFAIYFSKQFFPGDDSNAALLSTFAVFAIGFFMRPLGGWLIGGFSDRYGRRSALTLCIMMMAGSSFAISILPTYAQIGIWAPVLMTVARMVQGLSVGGEYGAATTYLTESAPAARRGFYGSFLFCSIAAGLLLASGLAWVMTRFMTPEALHDYGWRIPFFLGGCGSVFGFWIRHGVNETQAFSKMKAAGEIRRRSLGWVWQHHRGAMLRLMGSTVLPAFSFYLFVSYMPVYAMRKGGATPDVAFQASTISIALFMLALPLCGALSDRFGRRPQLLVYALLNLLFLYPVVSMLNADFWTLLLIECFGLMAFALYASIAPSIMAEWFDTQVRGVGIGAGYNLVVALLGGTTPYLLTWLSSRGQEGWFFLYVGCGAFITLLTFCKTPETRGMPLR; encoded by the coding sequence ATGGAAATCCAGACCAGCCAGGTGCAGGACCTGGCGCAAGCCCATCCCGCGCCCGCGCGCAGCGGCGCGGTGCGCACCATCTTTGCCGGCAGCATCGGCAATACGGTCGAGTGGTTCGACTGGTCGATCTACACGGTATTCGCCATCTACTTCAGCAAGCAGTTCTTTCCGGGCGACGACAGCAATGCCGCCCTGCTGTCGACCTTCGCGGTGTTCGCCATCGGCTTTTTCATGCGCCCGCTGGGTGGCTGGCTGATCGGCGGGTTTTCCGACCGCTATGGCCGGCGCAGCGCGCTGACGTTGTGCATCATGATGATGGCGGGTTCGTCGTTCGCGATCTCGATCCTGCCGACGTACGCGCAGATCGGCATCTGGGCGCCGGTGCTGATGACCGTCGCGCGCATGGTGCAGGGACTGTCGGTCGGCGGCGAGTACGGTGCGGCCACCACCTACCTGACGGAATCGGCGCCGGCGGCCAGGCGCGGCTTCTACGGCAGCTTCCTGTTCTGCAGCATTGCCGCGGGCCTGCTGCTGGCCTCGGGCCTGGCCTGGGTGATGACGCGGTTCATGACGCCCGAGGCCCTGCACGACTACGGCTGGCGCATCCCGTTCTTCCTCGGCGGCTGCGGCTCGGTGTTCGGCTTCTGGATTCGCCACGGGGTCAACGAGACGCAGGCGTTCTCGAAGATGAAGGCCGCAGGAGAGATCCGCCGGCGCTCGCTGGGCTGGGTCTGGCAGCACCACCGCGGCGCAATGCTGCGCCTGATGGGAAGCACGGTGCTGCCGGCGTTCAGCTTCTATCTCTTTGTCAGCTACATGCCGGTCTACGCAATGCGCAAGGGCGGCGCCACGCCCGACGTTGCATTCCAGGCGAGCACCATCAGCATTGCGCTGTTCATGCTGGCGCTGCCGCTGTGCGGTGCGCTGTCGGACCGCTTTGGCCGACGCCCGCAGTTGCTCGTCTATGCGCTGCTCAACCTGCTGTTCCTGTATCCGGTCGTGTCGATGCTCAACGCGGACTTCTGGACGCTGCTGCTGATCGAATGCTTCGGGCTGATGGCGTTTGCGCTCTATGCGTCGATCGCGCCATCGATCATGGCCGAGTGGTTCGATACGCAAGTGCGCGGGGTGGGCATCGGCGCCGGCTACAACCTGGTGGTGGCGCTGCTCGGTGGCACGACCCCTTACCTGCTGACCTGGCTGTCGTCGCGCGGGCAGGAGGGCTGGTTCTTCCTCTACGTGGGCTGCGGCGCCTTCATCACCCTGCTGACGTTCTGCAAGACGCCCGAGACGCGCGGCATGCCGCTGCGGTAA
- a CDS encoding transposase (K12396: AP3D1; AP-3 complex subunit delta-1) — MSRGRHATPVKLAKKERQELLSLIERKTAAQRDVMRARIALWAHEGHSNTVIARELGVSVQTVCLWRKRIAQRGAQGIREGERSGRPPRITHEARLQLISLACEMQEPEGRVTPTLDEIVARAVERGVVGQISRSQVQRILQAGDVRPHRVQQWLHSPDPAFREKVNGICKLYRKAPRNAVVLSIDEKTGIQAIERKYPGRAPAPGRLRRREFEYIRHGTQALIAALDVHTGQVLAECRDRRTQDDLVAFMERVASAYPGKQVHVVWDNLNTHRAEAVWQAFNARHDGRFHFHFTPLHASWVNQIELWFACYTRRVLRQASHTSIAHLRERTEQFVRAHNQVAHPFKWSFRGYPLQTGAS, encoded by the coding sequence ATGAGCCGAGGCCGCCATGCAACGCCAGTGAAGCTGGCGAAGAAAGAAAGACAGGAACTGCTATCGCTGATCGAGCGCAAGACGGCTGCGCAGCGAGACGTGATGCGCGCGCGAATCGCGTTGTGGGCCCACGAGGGCCACTCCAATACGGTCATTGCGCGGGAACTGGGTGTATCGGTGCAAACGGTTTGCCTGTGGCGCAAGCGCATTGCCCAGCGAGGTGCCCAAGGCATTCGCGAGGGCGAGCGCAGTGGCCGTCCCCCACGCATCACCCATGAAGCGCGACTACAGTTGATCTCGCTGGCTTGCGAAATGCAGGAACCTGAGGGGCGGGTCACGCCCACGCTGGACGAGATTGTGGCGCGCGCCGTGGAGCGCGGCGTCGTCGGGCAGATCAGCCGCAGCCAGGTGCAGCGCATTCTGCAGGCCGGCGACGTACGTCCGCACCGGGTCCAGCAATGGCTACACAGCCCCGACCCGGCCTTTCGCGAGAAGGTCAACGGGATTTGTAAGCTGTATCGCAAGGCACCTCGAAACGCGGTGGTGCTCAGTATCGACGAGAAGACCGGCATTCAGGCCATCGAGCGTAAGTACCCGGGACGTGCACCCGCGCCGGGACGACTGCGTCGGCGTGAGTTTGAATATATTCGTCACGGCACCCAGGCATTGATTGCTGCGCTAGACGTGCATACCGGACAGGTGCTGGCAGAATGCCGCGACCGGCGCACCCAGGACGATCTGGTCGCCTTCATGGAGCGCGTGGCAAGCGCGTACCCGGGCAAACAGGTGCACGTCGTCTGGGATAACCTGAACACGCATCGCGCCGAAGCCGTCTGGCAGGCATTCAACGCGCGGCACGATGGGCGGTTTCACTTCCACTTCACGCCATTGCACGCGAGTTGGGTCAATCAGATCGAGCTCTGGTTTGCCTGCTACACGCGCCGGGTGCTGCGCCAAGCGAGCCACACCAGCATCGCGCACCTGCGCGAACGCACCGAGCAGTTCGTCCGCGCGCACAATCAGGTGGCCCACCCGTTCAAATGGAGTTTCCGGGGCTATCCGTTGCAAACCGGCGCATCATAA
- a CDS encoding LysR family transcriptional regulator produces MGHAMQDVEPDLLRAFVAVAESGSFTAAAGLIGRSQSAVSQKVLRLEDVLDLRVFERSSRSLTLTRDGERALAAAKRLLGHYDAFLRELREPPKPALMRLGISENLVQTQLPRLLSRFSEQYPDVQIELATSASQDLLADYEAGALDVVIAKARKGGPAVRGRVIWREPLVWLAATGYRPDSRRPARLVMMRPPCAYREIMTDVLNDARREWVVACTASSLSGVQAAVLGGLGVTVLGKSFAQHGMRILSPSAQWPALPMAEVSVIGESPAMQPVIEPLVAMLTEALLESGSVTLETNSQSG; encoded by the coding sequence ATGGGCCATGCCATGCAGGACGTCGAACCCGATTTGCTCAGAGCCTTCGTGGCAGTCGCCGAATCCGGCAGCTTCACCGCGGCGGCGGGCCTGATCGGCCGCTCGCAATCCGCGGTCAGCCAGAAGGTGTTGCGGCTGGAGGACGTGCTTGACCTGCGCGTGTTCGAGCGATCGAGCCGCTCCCTGACCTTGACGCGGGATGGCGAACGGGCCCTGGCGGCGGCCAAGCGTTTGCTGGGCCACTACGACGCGTTCCTGCGGGAGCTGCGGGAGCCGCCAAAGCCCGCACTGATGCGGCTGGGCATTTCGGAGAACCTGGTGCAGACGCAGCTGCCGCGCCTGCTGTCCCGCTTCAGCGAGCAGTATCCCGATGTGCAGATCGAACTGGCCACAAGCGCCAGCCAGGATCTGCTGGCGGACTACGAGGCAGGCGCGCTCGACGTGGTGATCGCCAAGGCAAGGAAAGGCGGCCCCGCAGTGCGCGGCCGCGTGATCTGGCGCGAGCCGCTGGTCTGGCTCGCGGCCACCGGCTATCGGCCCGATTCGCGCCGGCCGGCCCGGCTGGTCATGATGCGGCCACCGTGCGCCTACCGCGAGATCATGACGGACGTCCTCAATGACGCGCGGCGCGAGTGGGTGGTCGCCTGCACCGCGAGCAGCCTCAGCGGCGTGCAGGCAGCCGTGCTCGGCGGGCTTGGCGTGACCGTGCTGGGCAAGTCGTTCGCGCAGCATGGCATGCGCATCCTGTCGCCGTCGGCGCAATGGCCCGCGCTGCCCATGGCCGAGGTCTCCGTAATTGGCGAGAGCCCGGCGATGCAGCCGGTCATCGAGCCACTGGTGGCGATGCTGACGGAAGCGCTGCTGGAGAGCGGCAGCGTGACGCTGGAAACGAATTCCCAGTCAGGGTGA
- a CDS encoding MFS transporter, translating into MGTVHIDVTADNESRLFRKVSWRILPVLCVCYVFSFLDRTNVGYAQLQMRDELGFSDAVFGLGVSVFFIGYALFEVPSNMLLSRIGVRKTFLRILILWGLASAAMIFVRTPTQFYIVRFLVGVFEAGFVPGVLYYLTLWYPRRRIAQATAIFYMSYTLAPILAGPAAGAIMTWLDGMFQLRGWQWLYLLEGLPCVPLGIMAYLLLSENPREARWLSERERTELEQMLSQDRAGHGHARLRDAIFDARVWVLGLIVFLVVFGVFALSFWKPTMLKGMGLTVMQVGLAATIPALFGVTAAILVGRHSDKTGERRWHFAIAAMVGAVGMLCASLFPQNPVMTIVCLTLASIGMSSAYAVFWAMPASILSGPSAAAGIAVITTIGSSSGMVAPLLVGALKTLTGGFTASLYVLSGALACAAVIFAYYFREGAGARRVARPASHTSAA; encoded by the coding sequence ATGGGCACGGTGCATATCGACGTGACGGCGGACAACGAAAGCAGGCTGTTCCGGAAGGTGAGCTGGCGAATACTGCCGGTGCTGTGCGTCTGCTATGTCTTCAGTTTTCTCGATCGCACCAACGTGGGCTACGCCCAGCTCCAGATGCGCGACGAGCTGGGGTTCAGCGATGCTGTATTCGGGCTGGGCGTCAGCGTCTTCTTCATCGGCTATGCGCTGTTCGAAGTGCCCAGCAACATGCTGCTGTCGCGCATCGGGGTCCGGAAAACCTTCCTGCGCATCCTGATCCTGTGGGGGCTCGCCTCGGCGGCCATGATCTTCGTGAGGACACCCACGCAGTTTTACATCGTGCGCTTCCTGGTCGGCGTGTTCGAGGCCGGGTTTGTTCCCGGCGTCCTGTACTACCTGACGCTGTGGTATCCAAGACGGCGTATCGCCCAGGCGACCGCGATCTTCTATATGTCTTACACCCTTGCGCCGATCCTGGCCGGCCCGGCTGCCGGGGCGATCATGACCTGGCTCGACGGGATGTTCCAGCTTCGCGGCTGGCAATGGCTCTACCTGCTGGAAGGCCTGCCGTGTGTGCCGTTGGGCATCATGGCGTACCTGTTGCTGTCTGAAAACCCGAGGGAGGCGCGCTGGCTGAGCGAACGCGAGCGAACCGAACTTGAGCAGATGCTGAGCCAGGACCGCGCGGGCCATGGCCACGCCCGGCTGCGCGATGCGATCTTTGATGCGCGCGTCTGGGTGCTGGGGCTGATCGTGTTCCTGGTCGTGTTCGGCGTCTTCGCGCTGTCGTTCTGGAAGCCGACCATGCTCAAGGGCATGGGGCTGACCGTCATGCAGGTGGGCCTCGCGGCAACGATACCTGCGCTGTTCGGGGTGACCGCCGCCATCCTGGTCGGTCGTCACTCGGACAAGACCGGCGAGCGCCGGTGGCACTTTGCGATTGCGGCGATGGTGGGTGCCGTCGGGATGCTCTGCGCGTCGCTGTTCCCGCAGAATCCCGTGATGACCATCGTCTGCCTGACGCTGGCGTCGATCGGCATGTCCAGCGCCTATGCGGTGTTCTGGGCGATGCCCGCGAGCATCTTGTCGGGCCCCAGCGCCGCGGCAGGCATTGCCGTCATCACTACGATCGGATCAAGCTCCGGCATGGTCGCACCGCTGCTCGTAGGGGCCTTGAAGACGCTCACCGGCGGCTTTACCGCCAGCCTCTACGTCCTCAGCGGGGCGCTGGCTTGCGCAGCCGTCATCTTCGCGTACTACTTCCGGGAGGGGGCTGGCGCACGCCGCGTGGCCCGCCCGGCAAGCCACACGTCGGCCGCCTGA
- a CDS encoding 3-hydroxy-2-methylbutyryl-CoA dehydrogenase (K05296: E1.1.1.51; 3(or 17)beta-hydroxysteroid dehydrogenase [EC:1.1.1.51]) yields MAQFTDKVALVTGGASGIGAATARVLAERGARVVIADLANGNGAAVADRIGAEFMALDVTSEPDWKTTIAAILERHGRLDVLVNAAGIVGDVVNGTLANTTLADFRRVLAVNLDGTFLGCREGVEAMRKTGRGAIINLASVGAYYPTLQSVAYGASKGAVMQLTKTVALAGAEHGHQIRCNSVHPGKIATPMLETIFDQYKQREATGGVDPRTAGRRIPLAEEGKPEDVANLIAFLASDEAGYITGGEFTVDGGWRLLR; encoded by the coding sequence ATGGCTCAATTCACGGACAAAGTGGCCTTGGTAACCGGTGGCGCGAGCGGCATCGGGGCCGCGACGGCACGCGTGCTGGCAGAGCGCGGCGCACGCGTCGTCATCGCCGATCTGGCGAACGGCAACGGCGCCGCGGTGGCGGACCGGATCGGCGCCGAGTTCATGGCGCTCGACGTCACCAGCGAGCCGGACTGGAAGACCACGATCGCGGCAATCCTTGAGCGCCACGGGCGACTCGACGTGCTCGTCAATGCGGCCGGCATCGTCGGCGACGTGGTCAATGGCACGCTCGCCAACACCACCCTCGCCGACTTCCGGCGTGTCCTGGCGGTGAACCTGGACGGGACGTTCCTGGGCTGCCGCGAAGGCGTGGAGGCAATGCGCAAGACCGGCAGGGGCGCCATCATCAATCTCGCTTCCGTCGGCGCGTATTACCCGACACTCCAAAGCGTCGCCTATGGCGCCAGCAAGGGCGCCGTGATGCAGCTGACGAAAACCGTGGCGCTGGCCGGAGCCGAGCACGGCCACCAGATTCGCTGCAATTCCGTCCACCCCGGCAAGATCGCCACGCCGATGCTCGAGACGATCTTCGACCAGTACAAGCAACGCGAGGCAACCGGCGGCGTCGATCCCCGGACGGCTGGCCGGCGCATCCCGCTCGCCGAGGAAGGCAAGCCCGAGGATGTTGCCAACCTGATCGCCTTCCTGGCGTCGGACGAAGCCGGCTACATCACGGGCGGCGAGTTCACCGTGGATGGCGGCTGGCGGCTGTTGCGCTGA
- a CDS encoding glyoxalase yields the protein MSYLFGGVRQLGYVVSDIEKAMAHWTEKLGVGPWFYKEDVGTTEYRYYGKPATPPTLSIALANSGDLQIELIQQRDEAPSLYLDSLKRSGEGAQHIAYWTEDRFDEIVAHLLEAGYVEGHGGRMGPRGRFAYFVHPELPSGMFEISELTGGKGEYFAEVRRAGLAWDGKGQAIHQIGAPR from the coding sequence ATGAGTTATTTGTTCGGCGGCGTGCGGCAGCTTGGCTACGTGGTGAGCGACATCGAGAAGGCCATGGCTCACTGGACCGAAAAGCTCGGCGTCGGGCCGTGGTTCTACAAGGAAGACGTGGGCACCACGGAATACCGCTACTACGGCAAGCCTGCGACGCCGCCGACGCTGTCGATCGCGCTGGCCAACTCCGGCGACCTGCAGATCGAACTGATCCAGCAGCGGGACGAAGCCCCATCGCTCTACCTGGACTCGCTCAAGCGCAGCGGCGAAGGTGCGCAGCACATCGCCTACTGGACGGAAGACCGGTTCGACGAAATCGTGGCGCACCTGCTGGAGGCGGGGTATGTGGAGGGGCATGGCGGCCGGATGGGCCCGCGTGGACGTTTTGCCTACTTCGTGCATCCGGAACTGCCCAGCGGCATGTTCGAGATCTCCGAACTGACCGGCGGCAAAGGCGAGTACTTTGCCGAGGTCAGGCGGGCAGGGCTGGCGTGGGATGGCAAGGGTCAGGCGATCCATCAGATCGGCGCACCGCGATAG
- a CDS encoding regulatory protein (K02529: lacI, galR; LacI family transcriptional regulator), with amino-acid sequence MTRRWLAALPWRADGKRRGEGADVAVSCGARGGATYRETSPMKPRITIREVAKEAGVSIGTASRALNRAGRVSEAAIAAVTKAARRLGYEPDAIAQSMRTRSSGAIGLIVSDLANPLYARIITSVEAALQAAGYALLIASTHNDGKREKNLIDLFRRRRVDGLILGPCEVENPKLLEQLSQDMPVIALDRDFGPTGTGVYVDHYNGALQATRYLLNLGHTRIALLTPGSVLRPGRERIAGFKEAYKEQGLKPVPKLIRCEKSAMDFAFTEALSLLSGPEAPTAFMCLGTRILAGVLQALRHTGRTAPDDVSVISIGDTDLSQLFSPSITSLTWDLDIVGTVLAQLMLKQLEREAGIEPETIVITTQLVLRESCGPATARKKVTA; translated from the coding sequence ATGACTCGTCGCTGGCTCGCCGCGCTGCCGTGGCGGGCCGACGGTAAAAGAAGAGGGGAGGGAGCAGATGTTGCAGTCTCGTGTGGTGCCCGTGGTGGCGCAACGTATCGTGAAACGTCGCCGATGAAGCCACGCATCACGATCCGGGAAGTTGCCAAGGAGGCCGGCGTTTCGATTGGCACGGCATCCCGCGCGCTCAATCGCGCCGGGCGCGTCAGCGAAGCGGCGATTGCCGCCGTTACCAAGGCGGCCAGGCGGCTGGGATACGAGCCCGATGCGATCGCACAGAGCATGCGCACGCGCTCGTCGGGCGCGATCGGCCTGATCGTGTCGGATCTCGCCAACCCGCTTTACGCCAGGATCATCACTTCCGTCGAGGCGGCGCTGCAGGCGGCCGGCTACGCGTTGCTGATCGCCAGTACGCATAACGACGGGAAGCGCGAAAAGAACCTGATCGACCTGTTCCGCCGCCGACGCGTGGACGGGCTGATCCTGGGCCCTTGCGAGGTGGAAAACCCCAAGCTGCTGGAGCAGCTCTCGCAAGATATGCCGGTGATCGCACTCGACCGGGATTTCGGCCCGACCGGCACCGGCGTCTATGTCGACCACTACAACGGGGCGCTGCAGGCGACCCGCTACCTGCTGAACCTGGGCCACACACGCATCGCGCTGCTGACGCCGGGCAGCGTCCTGCGTCCGGGCCGGGAACGTATCGCCGGATTCAAGGAGGCGTACAAGGAGCAGGGTCTCAAGCCGGTGCCGAAGCTGATTCGCTGCGAGAAGTCCGCAATGGATTTCGCGTTCACCGAAGCGCTGTCCCTGCTGTCCGGGCCCGAAGCGCCCACGGCCTTCATGTGTCTGGGCACGCGCATCCTGGCCGGGGTGTTGCAGGCGCTGCGGCATACCGGCCGGACCGCGCCCGACGATGTCAGCGTGATCAGCATCGGCGACACCGATCTGTCGCAACTGTTCAGCCCATCGATTACCTCGCTGACCTGGGATCTCGATATCGTTGGCACCGTGCTCGCCCAGCTCATGCTCAAGCAGCTGGAGCGCGAGGCAGGCATCGAGCCCGAGACCATTGTCATTACCACGCAGCTCGTGCTGCGCGAGTCATGCGGCCCCGCCACCGCGCGCAAGAAAGTAACCGCCTAG